Proteins from a genomic interval of Aspergillus flavus chromosome 7, complete sequence:
- a CDS encoding DnaJ domain protein, translating into MLSTMRLACLFLAIALCLVQLVLAAEDYYKTLGLDKSASERDIKRAYRTLSKKYHPDKNPGDEDAREKFVEIAEAYDVLSTSTTRKIYDQYGHEGVEQHRQGGNAGRQAHDPFDLFSRFFGGGGHFGHAPGHRRGPDMEFKIGLPLRDFYNGREVTIMLEKQQICDACEGTGSADREVVTCDRCAGHGRVIQKHMLAPGMFQQVQMTCDKCGGQGKMIKKPCPVCHGHRVVRKEVETTFTVEPGMGKGSRIVFENEADESPDYIAGDLVLILDERQPEASDYQWQTDGTFFRRKGKDLFWREALSLREAWMGEWTRNITHLDGHTVQLGRKRGEVVQPLSVETVKGEGMPFYSDGHLHESHDQDEEPGNLYVEYSVILPDQMESGMEKEFFALWEKWRKKNGVNLDKESGRPEPSVKDEL; encoded by the exons ATGCTATCCACAATGCGCCTCGCTTGCCTTTTCCTCGCGATTGCACTGTGCCTAGTGCAGTTGGTGCTGGCGGCAGAAGACTATTACAAAACTCTTGGCTTAGACAAATCGGCTTCAGAAAGGGATATCAAAAGAGCATATCGCACATTGAGCAAGAAATACCATCCTGATAAGAATCC AGGCGACGAGGACGCACGCGAGAAATTTGTCGAAATCGCCGAGGCATATGACGTTCTTTCGACATCCACCACGCGCAAGATCTACGATCAGTATGGACACGAGGGAGTGGAGCAGCATCGACAGGGAGGCAATGCGGGACGACAGGCGCACGATCCCTTCGACCTGTTTTCGCGGTTtttcggcggcggcggacaCTTCGGACATGCGCCGGGGCATCGGAGGGGACCGGACATGGAATTCAAGATTGGGTTGCCGCTACGCGATTTCTATAATGGCAGGGAGGTCACTATTATGTTAGAGAAACAGCAGATCTGCGATGCGTGCGAGGGTACGGGGTCGGCAGATCGTGAGGTTGTCACCTGTGATCGGTGCGCGGGACATGGAAGGGTCATCCAGAAGCATATGCTGGCACCCGGAATGTTTCAGCAAGTGCAGATGACATGCGATAAGTGTGGTGGGCAAGGGAAGATGATCAAGAAGCCTTGCCCTGTCTGTCATGGACATCGCGTCGTGCGCAAGGAGGTGGAAACAACGTTTACGGTAGAGCCTGGAATGGGGAAGGGATCACGGATTGTTTTCGAAAACGAGGCCGACGAGAGTCCCGACTATATTGCTGGCGACCTGGTGCTGATTTTAGATGAGCGGCAACCCGAGGCGAGCGATTACCAGTGGCAGACGGACGGCACCTTTTTCCGAAGGAAGGGTAAGGACCTATTCTGGAGGGAAGCGCTATCATTGCGGGAGGCATGGATGGGTGAGTGGACTCGCAATATCACCCATTTGGACGGACACACCGTCCAGCTTGGACGCAAACGCGGTGAGGTCGTGCAACCCTTGTCTGTGGAAACAGTTAAGGGTGAGGGCATGCCATTCTACTCGGACGGTCATCTCCACGAAAGCCACGACCAAGATGAGGAGCCGGGCAATCTGTACGTGGAGTATAGTGTGATCCTTCCTGACCAGATGGAGAGCGGAATGGAGAAGGAGTTCTTTGCGCTGTGGGAGAAGTGGCGCAAGAAGAACGGGGTTAATCTGGACAAGGAGAGCGGTCGGCCTGAACCATCAGTGAAGGATGAGTTATGA
- a CDS encoding putative U3 small nucleolar ribonucleoprotein subunit (U3 small nucleolar ribonucleoprotein component): MVRQLKYHEKKLLRKVDFYNYKSDGGHREHEVRQRYYLQNDLDYKKYNALCGSLRQLAHKLSQLDPDSDPIRKKVESEVLDKLWRMGILKQSREQGAGLSRVEREVTVSAFCRRRLAVIMARSGMVENVKTAVTFIEQGHVRVGSEVVTDPAYLVTRNMEDFVTWVDNSKIKRNIMQYRDKLDDFDML; encoded by the exons ATGGTGCGTCAGCTAAAGTATCACGAAAAGAA ACTCCTCCGGAAGGTTGACTTCTACAACTACAAATCCGACGGCGGGCACCGCGAACACGAAGTCCGTCAACGGTACTATCTCCAGAATGATCTCGACTACAAGAA ATACAATGCCCTTTGCGGTTCCCTCCGTCAACTAGCGCATAAGCTCTCCCAGCTTGATCCCGATAGCGATCCGATCCGGAAGAAGGTCGAAAGCGAAGTCCTTGATAAACTGTGGCGTATGGGGATTCTGAAACAGAGCCGGGAACAGGGCGCTGGGTTGTCGAGGGTTGAGCGTGAGGTGACGGTTTCTGCGTTCTGTAGACGTAGGTTGGCGGTTATTATGGCGCGGAGTGGAATGGTGGAGAATGTTAAGACG GCTGTTACTTTCATTGAACAGGGACATGTGCGTGTCGGAAGTGAGGTCGTGACTGATCCTGCTTATCTGGTGACGAGGAACATGGAGGATTTCGTCACTTGGGTGGATAACAGTAAGATCAAGAGGAACATCATGCAGTATCGGGACAAGTTGGACGATTTCGATATGCTGTGA